From a single Gavia stellata isolate bGavSte3 chromosome 5, bGavSte3.hap2, whole genome shotgun sequence genomic region:
- the CENPU gene encoding centromere protein U — MSSKKKMKRNHSGNKLKEHKANSHPRWKLLPLEEPDVSRILKVAEANQLEDLDDSFDHPLHSTAVDAYGEEHSQNKSLGHVSAPQRNNTERSKKPHHSKTSDGDVQKFSTADPEDEPLKENMKALNTTQFQAKKKRLSEKSKSDPSVDSSCSVQVWCPKELKRSPRDITELDVVLAEFEKIAANYGQSIESNVCRKAINGFCSAFKDQITDLIVEVQELKNMKKKNAKVITDIKKKRQRLLQLREELIGAEPQLIRLQREYAEIQERKSSLRQATELLTDLKEIQQDCLEYREENPKEKVVYGTSSLPALLVESRRILRAERHFQNINMKLEEALAVQRGKLSKKH, encoded by the exons ATGTcgtcaaagaagaaaatgaagagaaatcattctggaaataaattaaaG GAACACAAAGCCAACTCCCATCCTCGCTGGAAATTGCTTCCACTTGAGGAACCAGATGTCTCAAGGATATTGAAGGTAGCAGAAGCAAATCAACTTGAGGACCTTGACGATTCATTTG ATCACCCTTTGCACAGTACTGCTGTGGATGCTTATGGAGAGGAACATTCACAAAACAAGTCGCTTGGTCATGTTTCAGCTCCACAAAGGAACAATACAGAAAGAAG tAAAAAACCACATCACTCGAAAACATCTGATGGTGATGTTCAGAAATTCAGCACAGCTGATCCTGAAGATGAACCCCTTAAGGAGAACATG AAGGCTCTGAATACTACTCAATTCCAGGCAAAAAAGAAGCGgctttcagagaaaagcaaatcagATCCTTCTG TGGATAGCTCATGTTCTGTACAGGTTTGGTGTCCCAAAGAGCTGAAGAGATCGCCCAGAGATATTACAGAACTGGATGTTGTTCTGGCTGAATTTGAGAAGATAGCAGCAAATTACGG ACAGAGCATAGAATCAAATGTTTGCAGAAAAGCTATCAATGGcttctgttctgctttcaaGGACCAAATCACCGATCTT atAGTGGAAGTCCAGGAATtaaagaatatgaagaaaaaaaatgctaag GTAATAACAgacatcaaaaagaaaaggcagcgACTGTTGCAACTCAGAGAAGAGCTAATTGG AGCTGAACCACAGCTGATACGACTACAAAGAGAATACGCTGAGATACAGGAAAGGAAATCTTCCTTGAGGCAGGCAACTGAATTACTTACTGATTTAAAGGAGATACAGCAAGACTGTTTGGAGTATagagaagaaaacccaaaagaaaaagtggTA TATGGAACTTCCAGCCTACCTGCTCTTCTGGTGGAGTCGCGGAGAATTCTACGAGCAGAAAGACACTTTCAGAATATTAATATGAAACTGGAAGAGGCTCTGGCTGTACAAAGAGGGAAGTTATCAAAGAAACATTAA
- the LOC132317079 gene encoding basic proline-rich protein-like: protein MSRFSIYCSIHNGCSSHAGDARPPPPRAPGAHRQGPLPTGRARSPQAAPAAPRGEKAGGHPTALPAPPHAAQPSPPGAQPPRTPAPLGPAPSGDPPGGSGAAFPPRFKPAAQLAERKGRRAQPAQRRKGSRDSGGGAALRETRSAPGLAPPSAGGQRPPPLAGTGPRRRGEGPS, encoded by the exons ATGTCACGGTTCAGTATATACTGCTCAATACACAA CGGCTGCTCCTCTCACGCAGGAGACGCCAGGCCGCCGCCTCCCCGAGCGCCAGGAGCCCACAGGCAGGGCCCGCTCCCCACAGGCAGGGCCCGCTCCCCACaggccgcgcccgccgccccgcgaGGAGAAAAGGCGGGCGGCCACCCCACCGCTCTCCCTGCCCCGCCTCACGCCGCCCAGCCGTCGCCGCCCGGCGCGCAGCCCCCGCGGACACCGGCGCCCCTGGGCCCGGCCCCCTCAGGGGACCCacccggcggcagcggcgccgcctTCCCGCCGCGATTCAAACCGGCCGCGCAGCTGGCGGAAAGGAAGGGGCGGCGCGCCCAGCCGGCGCAGCGCCGGAAGGGGAGCCGGGACAGCGGCGGAGGCGCGGCGCTGCGCGAGACCCGCTCCGCCCCCGGCCTCGCGCCGCCGAGtgcgggcgggcagcggccgcCGCCCCTAGCCGGGACGGGGCCTCGCCGCCGCGGCGAGGGGCCGAGCTGA